The proteins below come from a single Mangifera indica cultivar Alphonso chromosome 16, CATAS_Mindica_2.1, whole genome shotgun sequence genomic window:
- the LOC123198775 gene encoding cyclin-D4-2-like codes for MVENLDFADSNLLCPETTSDFDCSSVMVDDPHSNPNFIENSKFNYIRSDFLMGFPLLNDESFREMVEKERDYMPKDDYLERFRSGALDLSIRKEALDWIIKASQHFRFGPLSVCLSMNYFDRFLSVYELPMDKNWTVQLLAVACLSLATKIEETEVPQLIELQVGEPKFVFEAKTIQRMELLVLSSLKWRMQSFTPFSFIDYYLSKINEDKNLSTTFFSKSSELILSIIKGVDFLEFSPSEISAAVAISVSTDMQPKEIDKAMSVCCYIHVEKEKVLKCVELIEDLSLISGVETEIVPQSPDGVLDAACLSYKSEELTVGSCANSSPNIIIISPEVKRRRQDRPSNSQED; via the exons ATGGTAGAAAATCTTGACTTTGCAGACTCAAATCTTTTGTGCCCTGAGACCACTAGTGATTTCGATTGTAGTTCAGTCATGGTTGATGACCCCCATAGCAATCCAAATTTCATTGAAAACTCAAAGTTTAACTATATTAGATCCGATTTCTTGATGGGTTTTCCTTTACTGAATGATGAGAGTTTTAGAGAAATggttgagaaagagagagactaTATGCCTAAAGATGATTATCTGGAGAGATTCCGTAGTGGGGCTCTGGACTTGAGTATTAGAAAAGAGGCTCTTGATTGGATTATCAAG GCTAGTCAACATTTCAGATTTGGACCATTGAGTGTTTGCCTCTCTATGAACTACTTCGATCGTTTCCTATCAGTTTATGAACTTCCT ATGGATAAAAATTGGACTGTGCAATTGTTGGCTGTAGCTTGCTTATCACTGGCAACCAAAATCGAAGAGACTGAAGTGCCTCAATTAATAGAATTGCAG GTGGGTGAACCCAAGTTTGTGTTTGAAGCTAAAACCATACAGAGAATGGAGCTCCTAGTTTTGAGTTCATTGAAATGGAGAATGCAAAGTTTTACTCCATTTTCCTTCATTGATTACTATCTGAGTAAGATCAATGAGGACAAAAATCTTTCTACAACTTTCTTCTCAAAATCATCAGAGCTGATATTAAGCATCATTAAAG GTGTTGACTTTTTGGAGTTCAGTCCTTCAGAAATTTCTGCAGCAGTGGCTATCTCTGTGTCAACAGATATGCAACCAAAAGAAATTGATAAGGCCATGTCTGTGTGTTGCTACATACATGTagaaaag GAAAAAGTGTTGAAATGTGTTGAACTTATTGAAGATTTGTCATTGATTAGTGGTGTTGAGACAGAGATTGTGCCTCAGAGCCCAGATGGGGTGCTGGATGCAGCATGCTTGAGCTATAAGAGCGAAGAATTGACAGTTGGGTCATGTGCAAATTCTTCACCAaacattattataattagtCCGGAGGTTAAAAGGAGGAGACAAGATAGACCATCAAATTCTCAAGAGGATTAA